A window of the Candidatus Obscuribacterales bacterium genome harbors these coding sequences:
- a CDS encoding type IIL restriction-modification enzyme MmeI: MPTLPPNVPMLLDGRPVEKITAFLFAKGGHDDPHVLVANKNKSFQGSIVLGMGFTFDDSNPDATSIEEMHRLIEKDPRNAERIFPYIGGEEVNSSPTHAHHRYVINFGEMSETEARQWKDLMAIVEEKVKPARLAQKREIRARYWWRFGETTPALVRAIAECDRVLVISRIGNAFAFTFLPSGVVYNEKIVVFPMSHSAPFCILQSRVHEAWTRFFSSTLKDDLQYTPSKCFETFPFPENWETDPTLEAIGKTYYDYRADLMVRNNQGLTDTYNRFHDPEERDPDILHLRHLHEQMDRAVLAAYGWPDIDTTCGFALDYLDTDDDLPPVAAERMASGDLFFPTADEAAAFDSLVRTGRRKLPWRYKWPEATHDEVLARLLDLNQQRHLEEVRGHKAAEQKAEGKKPKRGKSKPDAPTIPGMEV; encoded by the coding sequence ATGCCAACCCTACCTCCCAATGTGCCGATGTTGCTGGATGGTCGTCCAGTGGAAAAAATTACCGCGTTTTTGTTTGCTAAAGGCGGCCACGATGACCCTCATGTATTGGTAGCGAATAAGAATAAGAGTTTCCAGGGCAGCATTGTATTGGGGATGGGTTTTACCTTTGATGACAGCAATCCTGACGCAACCTCGATTGAGGAAATGCACCGCCTGATTGAAAAAGATCCCCGCAATGCTGAGCGTATCTTTCCTTATATTGGTGGCGAGGAAGTGAACAGCAGTCCTACCCATGCCCATCATCGATATGTGATTAATTTTGGGGAGATGAGTGAGACAGAGGCTAGGCAGTGGAAAGATTTGATGGCAATTGTTGAGGAGAAGGTAAAGCCTGCGAGATTGGCTCAAAAACGCGAAATTCGTGCGCGATATTGGTGGCGATTTGGAGAAACAACACCTGCTTTGGTTAGAGCGATCGCTGAGTGCGATCGGGTTTTGGTTATCTCTCGAATTGGCAATGCGTTTGCTTTTACATTTTTGCCTAGTGGGGTAGTTTACAACGAAAAAATAGTTGTTTTCCCAATGAGTCACAGCGCCCCGTTTTGCATCTTGCAATCAAGAGTGCATGAAGCATGGACACGATTCTTCAGTTCTACGCTGAAAGACGACTTACAATACACCCCTTCAAAATGCTTTGAAACCTTCCCCTTTCCCGAAAACTGGGAAACCGACCCCACCCTAGAAGCGATCGGCAAAACCTACTATGACTACCGCGCCGACCTCATGGTGCGTAACAACCAGGGCCTCACCGACACCTACAACCGCTTCCACGACCCCGAAGAACGCGACCCCGACATCCTCCACCTCCGCCACCTGCACGAGCAGATGGATCGCGCCGTCCTCGCCGCCTACGGCTGGCCCGACATCGACACCACCTGCGGCTTCGCCCTCGACTACCTCGACACCGACGACGACCTCCCCCCGGTCGCTGCTGAGCGCATGGCCAGCGGTGACCTCTTCTTCCCCACCGCCGACGAAGCCGCCGCCTTTGATAGCCTAGTGCGCACCGGCAGACGTAAACTTCCCTGGCGCTACAAATGGCCCGAAGCCACCCACGACGAAGTGCTCGCCCGCCTCCTCGACCTCAACCAACAGCG